A genome region from Luteimonas galliterrae includes the following:
- the thrA gene encoding bifunctional aspartate kinase/homoserine dehydrogenase I, with product MSAPSSDEPSPHCHVHKFGGSSLADAAHMRAIGGLLADGAGTRLVVVSAMHGTTNALVALTETARQGRDWAPEWENLRQRHLQAAAELGGGLQTTLTEAFDALGRDLAALAKNEADAERISARVHGLGEIWSSHLVHAALGGDAGGWQRLDAREVLVVHPGEMGVGVDWDESRRRFAKWRARHPGRDTVVTGYVASDAQGHATTLGRNGSDFSAAIFANLCDANALTIWTDVDGVLSADPRLVPDAVCLPSLSYAEACELAYFGAKVLHPQTLAPVQSRGIPLRIRNTRRPQAPGTLIVAKSDFEGAPVKGLSLVRDLAVLELAGNGMVGVPGTAERLFAALHGAGVSVTMISQGSSEHSICCIVRADQAERGRAAIAAAFADAMADQRTQAVHVTTDICVLAAVGDGMVGTPGVAARLLGGLAQARVNVRAIAQGASERNISVAIASADATRALRAAHSAFWLSPQYVSVGIIGPGQVGRALLSQLAATLPRLRSQSRLDLRIRGIGDSKRMALSETGWDAGIALDALQSDAAQATNLDAFAAHIRAEHLPHALIVDCSASDAVAAKYPLWLAAGIHVVTPNKHAGSGDWARYAAIRNAQRQGGGRFLYEATVGAGLPVILTLRSLLDTGDDLHGIDGMLSGTLAWLFNRFDGSQPFSALVREAKALGYTEPDPRDDLSGLDVARKLVILAREAGRELSVEDVEVESLVPAQLRTVGRDEFLARLEELDAPMQARLETAAAQGLGLRHIAQLGRDGSARVGVVGLPADHACRHTRLTDNLVQFRSERYSENALVVQGPGAGPQVTAAGVFGDMLAIAQSLGAQTGIAEARA from the coding sequence ATGTCTGCGCCTTCTTCCGACGAACCCTCGCCCCACTGCCACGTCCACAAATTCGGCGGCAGCAGCCTGGCCGATGCCGCGCACATGCGCGCGATCGGCGGCCTGCTCGCCGACGGCGCCGGCACGCGCCTGGTGGTGGTTTCGGCGATGCACGGCACTACCAATGCTTTGGTGGCGCTGACCGAGACCGCGCGGCAAGGGCGCGATTGGGCGCCCGAGTGGGAAAACCTGCGGCAACGGCACCTGCAAGCCGCTGCTGAACTCGGTGGAGGTCTACAGACCACTCTCACTGAAGCCTTCGATGCCTTAGGCCGCGATCTCGCCGCGTTGGCCAAGAACGAAGCGGATGCCGAACGTATCAGCGCACGCGTGCACGGCCTCGGCGAAATCTGGTCGTCGCACCTGGTGCACGCCGCGCTCGGCGGCGATGCCGGCGGCTGGCAACGCCTCGACGCCCGCGAAGTGCTGGTCGTGCACCCCGGCGAAATGGGCGTGGGCGTGGACTGGGACGAAAGCCGCCGCCGCTTCGCGAAATGGCGCGCGCGGCATCCCGGCCGCGATACGGTCGTCACCGGCTACGTCGCCAGCGACGCACAGGGCCACGCGACCACGCTCGGCCGCAACGGCAGCGATTTCTCCGCGGCCATCTTCGCCAATCTTTGCGATGCGAACGCGTTGACCATCTGGACCGATGTCGACGGCGTGCTGTCGGCCGATCCGCGGCTGGTGCCGGATGCCGTCTGCCTGCCGTCGCTGTCGTATGCCGAAGCCTGCGAATTGGCTTATTTCGGCGCCAAAGTGCTGCACCCGCAGACGCTGGCGCCGGTGCAGTCGCGCGGCATCCCGCTGCGCATCCGCAACACGCGCCGCCCGCAGGCGCCGGGCACGCTGATCGTCGCGAAATCGGACTTCGAAGGCGCGCCGGTGAAGGGCCTGAGCCTGGTGCGCGACCTGGCGGTGCTGGAACTGGCCGGCAACGGCATGGTCGGCGTGCCCGGCACCGCCGAACGCCTGTTCGCAGCGCTGCACGGTGCCGGCGTGTCGGTGACGATGATTTCGCAGGGCTCGTCGGAACATTCGATCTGCTGCATCGTCCGCGCCGACCAGGCCGAACGCGGCCGCGCCGCGATCGCCGCCGCCTTCGCCGACGCGATGGCCGACCAGCGCACGCAGGCCGTGCACGTCACCACCGACATCTGCGTGCTGGCCGCGGTCGGCGACGGCATGGTCGGCACGCCGGGCGTCGCTGCGCGTTTGCTCGGCGGGCTGGCGCAGGCGCGCGTCAACGTGCGCGCCATCGCGCAGGGCGCGAGCGAGCGCAACATCTCGGTCGCGATCGCCAGCGCGGACGCCACGCGCGCCTTGCGTGCGGCGCACTCGGCGTTCTGGCTGTCGCCGCAGTACGTGTCGGTGGGCATCATCGGCCCCGGCCAGGTCGGCCGCGCGCTGCTGTCGCAACTGGCCGCGACCCTGCCGCGGCTGCGTTCGCAATCGCGGCTGGATCTGCGCATCCGCGGCATCGGCGACAGCAAGCGGATGGCCTTGTCCGAAACCGGATGGGACGCTGGTATCGCGCTCGATGCATTGCAGAGCGATGCCGCGCAAGCAACCAACCTCGATGCCTTCGCCGCGCACATCCGCGCCGAACACCTGCCGCATGCGTTGATCGTCGACTGCAGCGCCAGCGATGCGGTCGCGGCGAAATATCCGCTGTGGTTGGCCGCCGGCATCCATGTGGTCACGCCCAACAAACACGCCGGCAGCGGCGACTGGGCGCGATATGCCGCGATCCGCAATGCGCAACGCCAGGGCGGCGGGCGCTTCCTGTACGAGGCCACCGTCGGCGCCGGCCTGCCGGTGATCCTGACGCTGCGCAGCCTGCTGGACACCGGCGACGACCTGCACGGCATCGATGGCATGCTGTCGGGCACGCTGGCCTGGCTGTTCAACCGTTTCGACGGCAGCCAGCCGTTTTCGGCGCTGGTGCGCGAGGCGAAGGCGCTGGGTTATACCGAACCGGACCCGCGCGACGACCTTTCGGGACTCGACGTGGCGCGCAAGCTGGTGATACTGGCACGGGAGGCCGGGCGCGAGCTGTCGGTCGAGGATGTGGAAGTGGAGAGCCTGGTGCCTGCGCAATTGCGAACCGTCGGCCGCGATGAATTCCTCGCGCGCCTCGAAGAACTCGACGCGCCGATGCAGGCGCGGCTCGAAACCGCCGCCGCGCAAGGCCTCGGCCTGCGCCACATCGCCCAGTTGGGCCGCGACGGCAGCGCACGGGTAGGCGTGGTCGGCCTGCCGGCGGATCATGCCTGCCGGCATACGCGCCTGACCGACAATCTGGTGCAGTTCCGCAGCGAGCGCTATTCCGAAAACGCGCTGGTCGTGCAAGGACCCGGCGCGGGACCGCAAGTGACGGCCGCAGGCGTATTCGGCGACATGCTGGCGATCGCGCAATCGCTCGGCGCGCAGACCGGCATCGCGGAGGCGCGCGCATGA